The nucleotide window CGTCCATCTCGATGCTCTGGGAACGCAGTCTTTCATCGAGGGCACCTGAGAGCCTGCTTACTTTAGCGGTAAACACCTCATTGGGCTGGGATTTGGTAGTGAATTTCACTTCACTGCTATGGCTGAGATAACTGTTGTATGCTTCGGGGATGCTTACCACCAGACGCAGCTTTTTCTGCTCCTGCAGGGTAAATATCGGCAAATCAGAGCCTTTGCCTGCGGGGCCTACATAGGCGCCGGCACTCACATTTCTTTTGCTGATAACACCACTGAACGGCGCCCTGATCTCCAGGTAGTTGCGGGTATCTCCCACTTCGCGGTAAGACGCTTTGGCCGCCTCCAGCTGTGCCAGGTCTGACTTCTGTTTGGCGTAAGCGATATCGAGGTCGTTCTGAGAAACGGTACCGGGGGTTTTGCTGGTCTCCAGCAAACGGTCGTATGTAGCTTTGCTGGACAGGTAGATAGCTTCCTGGGATTTGAGTCTGGACTCGGCTCCGGAGAGCTGGGAGTTCAGCTCGGGCGCTTCCATGGTCACCAGCAGCTGGCCTGCCTTCACTTCACTACCTACGTCTACATATAATTTTCTGACGAAGCTGCTTACTTTAGCGTATAGGTCTACCCGTTGGAAAGCTACCAATTCACCTGGAATTTTTATTGAAGATGACAGTTGTCCCTGTTGCAGGGTAAAGGCCTCCAGGGCCGGAGCGGGGGCCGCTCCTTCCTTGTGCTCCTTGTCATCCCTGGCCTCTGAAGAGCCACAGCTTTGCAGGGCGGCAGCAGACACGCCAACGGATAAAAATATGAGGGCAAATTTTGATGCTGGTTTCATAAAACGATTTTTATTTCCTGTGATTCTCATGGTATTATTTATACTGACTGCTTTTCCGGTTATGCTTTCATGGGAATAAAATGTATACTTTCTTCATCTTCCGGATCAAGCGAAACACTTTGTGTAGTGGCTTTTCCCTGTCCCCAGGCAAATGCCAGCGGTAATATGAACAGGGCTGCAAAAGTAGAGGCAATCAGCCCTCCTACTACGGCACGGCCCAGTGGTGATGACTGATCGCCGGCTTCACCCAGCCCGCTGGCCATCGGGATCATACCAACCACCATGGCTAATGCTGTCATCGCAATAGGGCGCATACGCAGTGCGGCTGCTTCCTTTGCCGATACCATCGCATTACCGTTGGTCTTCCTGATCTGCTCTGCATTGGTGATCAACAGTACGGCATTGGAGATAGATACCCCTACCGACATGATCATACCCATGTAAGATTGCAGGTTCAGCGTAGAACCGGTCATCATCAGCAGTGATAATGATCCCAGCAGTACAGCCGGCACAGTGGCCAGTACGATCGCAGATACTTTAAACGACTGGAAGTTGGCCGCCAGCATCAGGAATATCACTACTACCGCTACCATCAGACCTCCCTGCAAACTACCCAGGGTATCAATAAGCGTACTGCTCATCCCGATCAATTCCACGTTCAGCCCGCGTGGCAGCTCACCCAGGGAGCTAATGGCTTTTTGCACATCTTTCGATGCAGCACCCAGGTCTTTTTTATTCAGGTTAGCCGTTACCGTTAGTATCGGCAGGGCACCCAGATTGTCATTTTCTCCATAGGTGGTTTCAGGACTGATAGAGGCCACATCACTCAGGATAGGTCTGGATGAATTCTTCAGCAAAGGTATCTCTCCTATGTCATTCTGGGAAGCCAGTTTATTTTCCGGCACCTGTACCTGTACGTTGTAGCTCAGTCCGGCTTTTTCATCCACCCAGATATTTTTTTCCGTCAGCCTGGAAGAGGATGTGCTGGCAATGAGTGAGCGGGAAACATCGCCTACGTCTACACCCAGCTGTGCCGCCCTTACCCTGTCGATATTGATGTTGAGCGCGGGGTAGTTAACAGACTGTCCGAGCTGTACGTCACGCAGGTAAGGGATTTCCTTCAGCTTCGCCACCATTTTCCTGGCATACTCTTCGTTCACCTTTTTATTTCTTCCGGCAAAACGTACCTCGATGGGTGTAGGTGAGCCCTGGCTCAATATTTTATCGGTCAGCTCGATGGGTTCGAAGGAAAGTTTCATGACAGGGTCTATCTTATTTACCCGGTCTCTGATCTTATCTTTCAGCTCGTCGAGATTGGTATGATATTCTTCTTTTAAGGCCACCTGCACTACCGATTCATGCGGACCTGCCATCCAGAGGAAGATAGGCGCGGTAGAGAACAGCTGCGGGTGTGTACCCACAAATGCGGAGGTGATGGACACATTTTCTTTACCAACGATATCGTTGACCGCATTGACTACTTCTATGGTTTTTTTCTCTGTTTCCTCGATGCGGGTACCATCCGGCTGGCGCAGCCTTACCTGGAACTGGCCACCGTTTACTTTAGGCAGTACGTCCCTGCCGATGATGCCCATCTGGAACACGACGATCAGTCCGACGATGAGCAGATAAGCGGTTACGATTATTTTCCGGTAAGGCATCATGCGGTCTATAAAGCGGAGGTAACGGGCACGTATCCTTTCGAAGCGGCTGATTTTTCCGTCGCGGTTGCTGTCTTCCCTTTCCACCAAAGCTTTTTTCTGACCCCAGGTATTCCCTTCTCCCTCAGGAGTGAGACCGCAAGCTGCAAACTCTTCCTGGTCGTTCATTACAGAGCCGTCTTTCTTTTTGTGGTGTTTGGTTTTCATGATCCAGTTGGCCATCACCGGTACAAAAGTTTGTGCCAGGAAATAAGACACGATCATGCTGAAACCAATAGCCAGTGCCAGCGGCAGGAACAGAGAGCCGGGTATGCCACCCATGGTAAAGGCAGGTGCAAATACGGCCAGAATACAGAAGAGGATGAGCAGTTTAGGGAAAGCGATTTCCTTACAGGCGTCCCAGATGGCCAGGGACTTGGGTTTGCCCAGGTCCAGGTGCTGGTGGATATTTTCGATCGTCACGGTACTTTCATCTACCAGAATACCGATGGCCAGTGCCAGGCCGCTCAGGGTCATGATATTGATCGTTTGACCAAAGAGGCTCAGGAAGAGGATACCGGAGATGATGGAGGTAGGGATGGTGAGGATAACGATCAGCGCGCCGCGGGCATCTCCAAGGAACAACAGCACCATTAAACCAGTGAGGATCGCGCCGATCACACCCTCTGACAACAGGCTTTTTACGGAATTGATCACATAAGTGGACTGGTCAAATTCGTAGCTCAGTTTCACATCTTCGGGCAGCTGGGCCTGTATTTTGGGCATTGCCTTTTTCAGGTTCTGTACCACTTCCCAGGTAGAGGCGTCGGCTGCTTTGGCGATGCTCACGTATACAGAACGTTTACCGTTGATGAGCGCATAGCTGGTGCTCACGTCGGCACCATCTTCTACTGTGGCCACATCGCGGAGGTACAGGTTCTGTACACCGTTTTTAAACAAGGGAATATCTTCAAAATCCTTTACTGTTTTGACAGTGGTATTGGCAGGCGTGATATAGTTTTTAGTGCCGATACGTACGTTTCCGGAAGGCGCGGTCTGGTTGTTGAGCCGCAGGGCTTCCACCAGCTGATCTGGTGTCATGTTGTGGGAGCGCAGCAATTCAGGGTCTGCCTTTACCACCACAGTGCGCATGTTACCACCGAAAGGCGTGGAGCCTACCAGGCCTGGGATGGAGGTAAAAGAAGAACGTACATATACGTTGGCCAGATCGAGCAGTTCGTTGTTGCTGCGTTTGTCACTGCTGAGTACCAATTGTCCTACCGGCAAGGTAGAGGCGTCGAAACGGATGATGAAAGGCGGATTGGAGCCAGGTGGAAAGATGGCCTGGATACGGTTGGAGAAGGCGCTCACCTCAGCGGCCGCCTGGGCCATGTTGGTACCGGGATAGAAGTTGATTTTGATCAGCGTCAATCCTTGTATGTTCTTCGTTTCCACACTTTTCACCCCGTTTACAAACAACAGGATATTAATATATTGTTTACCGAAGAAAGATTCCATCTGGGTGGCAGTGTATCCACCAAATGGATGCGAGAGATAAATCACCGGCATGTCCAGCTTCGGGAAGATATCAATTTTGATCGTGGTGACCGCTTTGATACCGAAGAAGAACAAGCCCGCCACCATCACCAGGATGGTGATGGGTTTACGAAGTGCGAAACGAATAAGGTTCATACTATCTGTTTATGAAATGTCATTTGTCTGTGGCCGGCAGTTTTTAAATGCCGGCCACCTATATCCAACCGTTAGAGTTCTTTTTGAAACAGGTTAAAATCACCGGAGGCAGAAGCTTTCAGGAGCAGGGCCTGCCACACGTTGCTGTAGGCGATGTCTCTGTCTGTTTCCGCTCTGATGA belongs to Chitinophaga sp. HK235 and includes:
- a CDS encoding efflux RND transporter periplasmic adaptor subunit, producing MKPASKFALIFLSVGVSAAALQSCGSSEARDDKEHKEGAAPAPALEAFTLQQGQLSSSIKIPGELVAFQRVDLYAKVSSFVRKLYVDVGSEVKAGQLLVTMEAPELNSQLSGAESRLKSQEAIYLSSKATYDRLLETSKTPGTVSQNDLDIAYAKQKSDLAQLEAAKASYREVGDTRNYLEIRAPFSGVISKRNVSAGAYVGPAGKGSDLPIFTLQEQKKLRLVVSIPEAYNSYLSHSSEVKFTTKSQPNEVFTAKVSRLSGALDERLRSQSIEMDVTNEDKKLLPGMVAEVAIPLTGSDKAFVVPSKAVLNSTQGVYVIKVVNSKAVWVPVKTGRKADDQTEVFGDLSINDTVIKIASEEIRDSSVIKHINVTGIK
- a CDS encoding efflux RND transporter permease subunit, yielding MNLIRFALRKPITILVMVAGLFFFGIKAVTTIKIDIFPKLDMPVIYLSHPFGGYTATQMESFFGKQYINILLFVNGVKSVETKNIQGLTLIKINFYPGTNMAQAAAEVSAFSNRIQAIFPPGSNPPFIIRFDASTLPVGQLVLSSDKRSNNELLDLANVYVRSSFTSIPGLVGSTPFGGNMRTVVVKADPELLRSHNMTPDQLVEALRLNNQTAPSGNVRIGTKNYITPANTTVKTVKDFEDIPLFKNGVQNLYLRDVATVEDGADVSTSYALINGKRSVYVSIAKAADASTWEVVQNLKKAMPKIQAQLPEDVKLSYEFDQSTYVINSVKSLLSEGVIGAILTGLMVLLFLGDARGALIVILTIPTSIISGILFLSLFGQTINIMTLSGLALAIGILVDESTVTIENIHQHLDLGKPKSLAIWDACKEIAFPKLLILFCILAVFAPAFTMGGIPGSLFLPLALAIGFSMIVSYFLAQTFVPVMANWIMKTKHHKKKDGSVMNDQEEFAACGLTPEGEGNTWGQKKALVEREDSNRDGKISRFERIRARYLRFIDRMMPYRKIIVTAYLLIVGLIVVFQMGIIGRDVLPKVNGGQFQVRLRQPDGTRIEETEKKTIEVVNAVNDIVGKENVSITSAFVGTHPQLFSTAPIFLWMAGPHESVVQVALKEEYHTNLDELKDKIRDRVNKIDPVMKLSFEPIELTDKILSQGSPTPIEVRFAGRNKKVNEEYARKMVAKLKEIPYLRDVQLGQSVNYPALNINIDRVRAAQLGVDVGDVSRSLIASTSSSRLTEKNIWVDEKAGLSYNVQVQVPENKLASQNDIGEIPLLKNSSRPILSDVASISPETTYGENDNLGALPILTVTANLNKKDLGAASKDVQKAISSLGELPRGLNVELIGMSSTLIDTLGSLQGGLMVAVVVIFLMLAANFQSFKVSAIVLATVPAVLLGSLSLLMMTGSTLNLQSYMGMIMSVGVSISNAVLLITNAEQIRKTNGNAMVSAKEAAALRMRPIAMTALAMVVGMIPMASGLGEAGDQSSPLGRAVVGGLIASTFAALFILPLAFAWGQGKATTQSVSLDPEDEESIHFIPMKA